In one Brassica oleracea var. oleracea cultivar TO1000 chromosome C9, BOL, whole genome shotgun sequence genomic region, the following are encoded:
- the LOC106317832 gene encoding transcription factor GTE10-like isoform X2: MGKARKHSRGMQAVERDDFGYPRGTDSEMEEEAPVRKRSRFSLNGGDRFGVPKEVLSLSNMLRSEREHLVHKLRMELEQVRELRRKVECFSSDKVMLSPYSDLHSCSDGSRRMPTQGKKRRPLRNDKQRSKKGPASARLDVTTSSTVASLMKECQTLVDRLWSHKLGFPFRIPVDPVLLNIPDYFIVIKHPMDLGTIRSRLRNGEYSSPLDFAADVRLTFSNSMAYNPPGNQYHKMARDLSTYFESRWKTIEKKIPVMEPPVTYLTSSASLESEVPYNVAPPRKNTASVNESKLRVEPAKLVMTDDEKKKLSQDLDALEEFPQNIVDLLKEQIGNDDLSGEVEIEIDIETLSDETLFMVRKLLDDYLKDRKKSQEKSEHCEMEIAHDSGFSNSTLQPSKGDMLIDEDVDIIGGNDPPVSSHPPHKIDKDAACRNNERSSSSSSSRDSGSSSSDSDSCSSSRSETDFTKASNPTSTEDKKEPGVDINGEKIVVNDSLNELCQVEHDVGEKSAAIDAVHVIPEEETAPLERQDSPGKRQRAALLKNRFADTIMKAREKTLTKGEKGDPEKLRIEREKFEKRLREENLRLQAEAKAVEEARRKAKAEAAEKARREREQEREAARQALQKLEKTVEIDEGRRFMEDLEMLRATGAEGDQLPTFMEEMSPKCSPDMLGSFKMEGNSNPLEQLGLYMKMDEDEDDEDDEEDEPHFSQGEVDEQTLDRKERLMLSPHGVEREDQLDNGNKKPASQRAQQDGGNQEDEKSINQKEGEEQIGNGPVSPHGEEVEDQLGSGSDGREEVVSEKAQDSVNHEDEELINQNEGGREQLEIVPEQENGVEDKGDEEADVMDEGDDETGIVDMVGVETEVVEMVKVDTEEVDMREQETEVVGNGEKETEVVDMEEQENEVGGMGDEEAEMYNKDEETGIVDMEGKETEVVDMVKADTEVVDMREQETEVVDMGEEGNEIGGMGEQENGIEDKGGEEAGIVDMGEEETEGVDIVKVETEVVDMRELETEAVDKVEKETEVVVMGKKENEIGDIREQETEVFDSGEEETKVVHKREEETEVVENGEEGNENGDIGDEETEVFDNGYEETEAVQTREEEEKVVGKGQEVSEALQKREEESEVVEEQVE; encoded by the exons ATGGGTAAAGCAAGGAAGCATTCGAGAGGGATGCAAGCTGTTGAGCGTGATGACTTCGGTTACCCGCGTGGGACGGATAGTGAGATGGAGGAGGAGGCACCCGTGAGGAAAAGGAGTCGTTTTAGCTTGAATGGTGGAGATAGATTCGGCGTTCCTAAAGAGGTTTTGTCTTTGTCGAATATGCTAAGGTCTGAGAGAGAGCATTTGGTTCACAAGCTCAGGATGGAGCTTGAACAGGTCAGGGAGCTTCGTAGGAAGGTTGAATGTTTTAGTTCAGATAAGGTTATGTTGTCTCCGTATAGCGATCTTCATAGTTGCAGTGATGGGTCTCGGAGGATGCCTACACAGGGGAAAAAGCGTCGTCCTTTGCGGAATGATAAGCAGCGGAGTAAGAAAGGGCCAGCATCTGCTAGATTAGATGTCACAACAAGCTCTACGGTTGCTTCATTGATGAAGGAGTGCCAGACGTTGGTCGATCGTCTATGGTCACATAAGTTGGGGTTTCCTTTTCGCATCCCTGTTGATCCTGTTTTGCTGAATATTCCAGACTATTTTATTGTGATTAAGCACCCGATGGATCTTGGAACGATAAGAAGCAGACTGCGGAATGGGGAATACTCTAGTCCTTTGGACTTTGCAGCGGATGTGCGTCTTACATTTTCAAATTCCATGGCTTACAACCCACCAGGAAACCAGTACCATAAAATGGCTCGAGATCTCAGCACATATTTTGAGTCGAGATGGAAAACTATAGAGAAGAAGATACCTGTGATGGAACCACCAGTCACGTACCTAACCAGTTCTGCTTCTCTGGAGTCTGAAGTCCCGTATAATGTAGCACCACCAAGAAAGAATACAGCTTCAGTGAACGAGAGCAAGTTGAGGGTGGAACCTGCGAAGTTGGTCATGACAGATGATGAGAAGAAAAAACTAAGCCAAGATTTGGACGCGTTAGAAGAGTTCCCACAAAACATTGTTGATCTCCTGAAAGAGCAAATTGGCAATGATGACCTATCTGGGGAAGTTGAGATTGAGATTGATATAGAGACGCTTTCAGACGAAACCTTGTTCATGGTTCGGAAACTCCTGGATGACTATCTAAAGGACAGAAAGAAATCACAGGAGAAGAGTGAACATTGTGAGATGGAG ATAGCTCATGACTCTGGATTCAGTAATTCCACTCTGCAGCCTAGTAAAG GTGATATGCTAATTGACGAGGATGTTGACATAATTGGTGGGAATGATCCCCCTGTTTCTAGCCATCCCCCTCACAAGATAGACAAAGATGCTGCATGTAGAAACAATGAACGCAGCAGTTCGAGTAGCTCCAGTAGGGATTCAGGCTCTTCATCTAGTG ATTCTGATTCTTGTAGTTCCTCTAGGAGTGAAACAGATTTCACTAAAGCTTCAAATCCTACGAGTACAGAG GATAAAAAGGAACCTGGAGTTGATATCAACGGTGAAAAGATTGTTGTAAATG ATTCTTTAAATGAGTTGTGTCAAGTTGAGCATGATGTTGGGGAAAAGTCGGCCGCCATAGATGCAGTACATGTCATTCCAGAGG AGGAGACGGCTCCACTTGAGAGGCAAGATTCCCCTGGAAAGCGTCAGCGCGCGGCTCTGTTGAAAAATCGTTTTGCTGATACCATTATGAAAGCTCGAGAGAAGACACTAACTAAG GGTGAAAAAGGAGATCCTGAAAAACTGAGGATAGAAAGAGAGAAGTTTGAGAAACGGCTTAGGGAAG AAAACCTACGGTTACAAGCCGAGGCCAAAGCTGTTGAAGAGGCTAGGAGGAAAGCCAAAGCAGAAGCTGCAGAGAAAGCAAGGAGGGAAAGAGAGCAAGAGAGGGAAGCTGCACGACAAGCCTTACAAAAG CTGGAAAAGACGGTGGAGATAGACGAGGGTAGGCGGTTTATGGAAGACCTGGAGATGCTTAGAGCTACAGGTGCCGAGGGTGATCAACTACCGACTTTCATGGAAGAGATGAGCCCCAAATGTAGTCCGGATATGTTGGGTAGTTTTAAGATGGAAGGAAACAGTAACCCGTTAGAACAGCTAGGTTTGTACATGAAAATGGACGAGGATGAGGACGATGAGGACGATGAAGAAGATGAGCCACACTTTAGCCAAGGAGAAGTAGATGAGCAGACCCTTGATAGAAAAGAAAGACTCATGCTTAGTCCTCACGGAGTAGAGAGAGAGGACCAACTTGATAACGGAAATAAAAAACCGGCAAGCCAAAGGGCACAACAAGATGGTGGGAACCAAGAAGATGAAAAATCCATCAACCAAAAGGAAGGAGAGGAACAAATAGGGAATGGGCCAGTTAGCCCTCACGGAGAAGAGGTAGAAGACCAACTCGGTAGTGGAAGTGATGGGAGAGAAGAAGTGGTAAGCGAAAAGGCACAAGATAGTGTGAACCACGAAGATGAAGAACTCATCAATCAAAATGAAGGAGGAAGAGAACAGTTGGAGATTGTGCCAGAGCAAGAAAACGGAGTTGAGGACAAGGGAGATGAAGAAGCTGATGTTATGGACGAGGGAGATGATGAAACTGGAATTGTCGACATGGTAGGGGTGGAAACTGAAGTTGTTGAGATGGTAAAGGTTGATACTGAAGAAGTTGACATGAGAGAGCAAGAGACTGAAGTAGTTGGCAATGGAGAGAAAGAAACTGAAGTTGTGGACATGGAAGAGCAAGAAAATGAAGTTGGAGGCATGGGAGATGAAGAAGCTGAAATGTACAATAAAGATGAAGAAACTGGAATTGTCGACATGGAAGGGAAAGAAACTGAAGTTGTGGACATGGTAAAGGCAGATACTGAAGTAGTTGACATGAGAGAGCAAGAGACTGAAGTTGTGGACATGGGAGAGGAAGGAAATGAAATTGGAGGCATGGGAGAGCAAGAAAATGGAATTGAGGACAAGGGAGGTGAAGAAGCTGGAATTGTGGACATGGGAGAGGAAGAAACCGAAGGTGTCGACATTGTAAAGGTAGAAACCGAAGTTGTTGACATGAGAGAGCTAGAGACTGAAGCTGTAGACAAAGTAGAGAAAGAAACCGAAGTTGTCGTCATGGGAAAGAAAGAAAATGAAATTGGCGACATTAGAGAGCAAGAAACTGAAGTTTTTGACAGTGGAGAAGAGGAAACTAAAGTTGTCCACAAGAGAGAGGAGGAAACTGAAGTTGTGGAAAATGGAGAGG AAGGAAATGAAAATGGCGACATTGGAGATGAGGAAACTGAAGTTTTTGACAATGGATATGAGGAAACTGAAGCTGTCCAGACGAGAGAAGAAGAAGAAAAAGTTGTGGGCAAGGGACAGGAAGTAAGTGAAGCTCTCCAGAAGAGAGAGGAGGAAAGTGAAGTTGTGGAAGAACAGGTTGAATGA
- the LOC106317832 gene encoding transcription factor GTE10-like isoform X3 — protein MGKARKHSRGMQAVERDDFGYPRGTDSEMEEEAPVRKRSRFSLNGGDRFGVPKEVLSLSNMLRSEREHLVHKLRMELEQVRELRRKVECFSSDKVMLSPYSDLHSCSDGSRRMPTQGKKRRPLRNDKQRSKKGPASARLDVTTSSTVASLMKECQTLVDRLWSHKLGFPFRIPVDPVLLNIPDYFIVIKHPMDLGTIRSRLRNGEYSSPLDFAADVRLTFSNSMAYNPPGNQYHKMARDLSTYFESRWKTIEKKIPVMEPPVTYLTSSASLESEVPYNVAPPRKNTASVNESKLRVEPAKLVMTDDEKKKLSQDLDALEEFPQNIVDLLKEQIGNDDLSGEVEIEIDIETLSDETLFMVRKLLDDYLKDRKKSQEKSEHCEMEIAHDSGFSNSTLQPSKGDMLIDEDVDIIGGNDPPVSSHPPHKIDKDAACRNNERSSSSSSSRDSGSSSSDSDSCSSSRSETDFTKASNPTSTEDKKEPGVDINGEKIVVNDSLNELCQVEHDVGEKSAAIDAVHVIPEEETAPLERQDSPGKRQRAALLKNRFADTIMKAREKTLTKGEKGDPEKLRIEREKFEKRLREENLRLQAEAKAVEEARRKAKAEAAEKARREREQEREAARQALQKLEKTVEIDEGRRFMEDLEMLRATGAEGDQLPTFMEEMSPKCSPDMLGSFKMEGNSNPLEQLGLYMKMDEDEDDEDDEEDEPHFSQGEVDEQTLDRKERLMLSPHGVEREDQLDNGNKKPASQRAQQDGGNQEDEKSINQKEGEEQIGNGPVSPHGEEVEDQLGSGSDGREEVVSEKAQDSVNHEDEELINQNEGGREQLEIVPEQENGVEDEGDDETGIVDMVGVETEVVEMVKVDTEEVDMREQETEVVGNGEKETEVVDMEEQENEVGGMGDEEAEMYNKDEETGIVDMEGKETEVVDMVKADTEVVDMREQETEVVDMGEEGNEIGGMGEQENGIEDKGGEEAGIVDMGEEETEGVDIVKVETEVVDMRELETEAVDKVEKETEVVVMGKKENEIGDIREQETEVFDSGEEETKVVHKREEETEVVENGEEETEVVDMGEQGNENGDIGDEETEVFDNGYEETEAVQTREEEEKVVGKGQEVSEALQKREEESEVVEEQVE, from the exons ATGGGTAAAGCAAGGAAGCATTCGAGAGGGATGCAAGCTGTTGAGCGTGATGACTTCGGTTACCCGCGTGGGACGGATAGTGAGATGGAGGAGGAGGCACCCGTGAGGAAAAGGAGTCGTTTTAGCTTGAATGGTGGAGATAGATTCGGCGTTCCTAAAGAGGTTTTGTCTTTGTCGAATATGCTAAGGTCTGAGAGAGAGCATTTGGTTCACAAGCTCAGGATGGAGCTTGAACAGGTCAGGGAGCTTCGTAGGAAGGTTGAATGTTTTAGTTCAGATAAGGTTATGTTGTCTCCGTATAGCGATCTTCATAGTTGCAGTGATGGGTCTCGGAGGATGCCTACACAGGGGAAAAAGCGTCGTCCTTTGCGGAATGATAAGCAGCGGAGTAAGAAAGGGCCAGCATCTGCTAGATTAGATGTCACAACAAGCTCTACGGTTGCTTCATTGATGAAGGAGTGCCAGACGTTGGTCGATCGTCTATGGTCACATAAGTTGGGGTTTCCTTTTCGCATCCCTGTTGATCCTGTTTTGCTGAATATTCCAGACTATTTTATTGTGATTAAGCACCCGATGGATCTTGGAACGATAAGAAGCAGACTGCGGAATGGGGAATACTCTAGTCCTTTGGACTTTGCAGCGGATGTGCGTCTTACATTTTCAAATTCCATGGCTTACAACCCACCAGGAAACCAGTACCATAAAATGGCTCGAGATCTCAGCACATATTTTGAGTCGAGATGGAAAACTATAGAGAAGAAGATACCTGTGATGGAACCACCAGTCACGTACCTAACCAGTTCTGCTTCTCTGGAGTCTGAAGTCCCGTATAATGTAGCACCACCAAGAAAGAATACAGCTTCAGTGAACGAGAGCAAGTTGAGGGTGGAACCTGCGAAGTTGGTCATGACAGATGATGAGAAGAAAAAACTAAGCCAAGATTTGGACGCGTTAGAAGAGTTCCCACAAAACATTGTTGATCTCCTGAAAGAGCAAATTGGCAATGATGACCTATCTGGGGAAGTTGAGATTGAGATTGATATAGAGACGCTTTCAGACGAAACCTTGTTCATGGTTCGGAAACTCCTGGATGACTATCTAAAGGACAGAAAGAAATCACAGGAGAAGAGTGAACATTGTGAGATGGAG ATAGCTCATGACTCTGGATTCAGTAATTCCACTCTGCAGCCTAGTAAAG GTGATATGCTAATTGACGAGGATGTTGACATAATTGGTGGGAATGATCCCCCTGTTTCTAGCCATCCCCCTCACAAGATAGACAAAGATGCTGCATGTAGAAACAATGAACGCAGCAGTTCGAGTAGCTCCAGTAGGGATTCAGGCTCTTCATCTAGTG ATTCTGATTCTTGTAGTTCCTCTAGGAGTGAAACAGATTTCACTAAAGCTTCAAATCCTACGAGTACAGAG GATAAAAAGGAACCTGGAGTTGATATCAACGGTGAAAAGATTGTTGTAAATG ATTCTTTAAATGAGTTGTGTCAAGTTGAGCATGATGTTGGGGAAAAGTCGGCCGCCATAGATGCAGTACATGTCATTCCAGAGG AGGAGACGGCTCCACTTGAGAGGCAAGATTCCCCTGGAAAGCGTCAGCGCGCGGCTCTGTTGAAAAATCGTTTTGCTGATACCATTATGAAAGCTCGAGAGAAGACACTAACTAAG GGTGAAAAAGGAGATCCTGAAAAACTGAGGATAGAAAGAGAGAAGTTTGAGAAACGGCTTAGGGAAG AAAACCTACGGTTACAAGCCGAGGCCAAAGCTGTTGAAGAGGCTAGGAGGAAAGCCAAAGCAGAAGCTGCAGAGAAAGCAAGGAGGGAAAGAGAGCAAGAGAGGGAAGCTGCACGACAAGCCTTACAAAAG CTGGAAAAGACGGTGGAGATAGACGAGGGTAGGCGGTTTATGGAAGACCTGGAGATGCTTAGAGCTACAGGTGCCGAGGGTGATCAACTACCGACTTTCATGGAAGAGATGAGCCCCAAATGTAGTCCGGATATGTTGGGTAGTTTTAAGATGGAAGGAAACAGTAACCCGTTAGAACAGCTAGGTTTGTACATGAAAATGGACGAGGATGAGGACGATGAGGACGATGAAGAAGATGAGCCACACTTTAGCCAAGGAGAAGTAGATGAGCAGACCCTTGATAGAAAAGAAAGACTCATGCTTAGTCCTCACGGAGTAGAGAGAGAGGACCAACTTGATAACGGAAATAAAAAACCGGCAAGCCAAAGGGCACAACAAGATGGTGGGAACCAAGAAGATGAAAAATCCATCAACCAAAAGGAAGGAGAGGAACAAATAGGGAATGGGCCAGTTAGCCCTCACGGAGAAGAGGTAGAAGACCAACTCGGTAGTGGAAGTGATGGGAGAGAAGAAGTGGTAAGCGAAAAGGCACAAGATAGTGTGAACCACGAAGATGAAGAACTCATCAATCAAAATGAAGGAGGAAGAGAACAGTTGGAGATTGTGCCAGAGCAAGAAAACGGAGTTGA GGACGAGGGAGATGATGAAACTGGAATTGTCGACATGGTAGGGGTGGAAACTGAAGTTGTTGAGATGGTAAAGGTTGATACTGAAGAAGTTGACATGAGAGAGCAAGAGACTGAAGTAGTTGGCAATGGAGAGAAAGAAACTGAAGTTGTGGACATGGAAGAGCAAGAAAATGAAGTTGGAGGCATGGGAGATGAAGAAGCTGAAATGTACAATAAAGATGAAGAAACTGGAATTGTCGACATGGAAGGGAAAGAAACTGAAGTTGTGGACATGGTAAAGGCAGATACTGAAGTAGTTGACATGAGAGAGCAAGAGACTGAAGTTGTGGACATGGGAGAGGAAGGAAATGAAATTGGAGGCATGGGAGAGCAAGAAAATGGAATTGAGGACAAGGGAGGTGAAGAAGCTGGAATTGTGGACATGGGAGAGGAAGAAACCGAAGGTGTCGACATTGTAAAGGTAGAAACCGAAGTTGTTGACATGAGAGAGCTAGAGACTGAAGCTGTAGACAAAGTAGAGAAAGAAACCGAAGTTGTCGTCATGGGAAAGAAAGAAAATGAAATTGGCGACATTAGAGAGCAAGAAACTGAAGTTTTTGACAGTGGAGAAGAGGAAACTAAAGTTGTCCACAAGAGAGAGGAGGAAACTGAAGTTGTGGAAAATGGAGAGGAAGAAACAGAAGTTGTGGACATGGGAGAGCAAGGAAATGAAAATGGCGACATTGGAGATGAGGAAACTGAAGTTTTTGACAATGGATATGAGGAAACTGAAGCTGTCCAGACGAGAGAAGAAGAAGAAAAAGTTGTGGGCAAGGGACAGGAAGTAAGTGAAGCTCTCCAGAAGAGAGAGGAGGAAAGTGAAGTTGTGGAAGAACAGGTTGAATGA
- the LOC106317832 gene encoding transcription factor GTE10-like isoform X1 — MGKARKHSRGMQAVERDDFGYPRGTDSEMEEEAPVRKRSRFSLNGGDRFGVPKEVLSLSNMLRSEREHLVHKLRMELEQVRELRRKVECFSSDKVMLSPYSDLHSCSDGSRRMPTQGKKRRPLRNDKQRSKKGPASARLDVTTSSTVASLMKECQTLVDRLWSHKLGFPFRIPVDPVLLNIPDYFIVIKHPMDLGTIRSRLRNGEYSSPLDFAADVRLTFSNSMAYNPPGNQYHKMARDLSTYFESRWKTIEKKIPVMEPPVTYLTSSASLESEVPYNVAPPRKNTASVNESKLRVEPAKLVMTDDEKKKLSQDLDALEEFPQNIVDLLKEQIGNDDLSGEVEIEIDIETLSDETLFMVRKLLDDYLKDRKKSQEKSEHCEMEIAHDSGFSNSTLQPSKGDMLIDEDVDIIGGNDPPVSSHPPHKIDKDAACRNNERSSSSSSSRDSGSSSSDSDSCSSSRSETDFTKASNPTSTEDKKEPGVDINGEKIVVNDSLNELCQVEHDVGEKSAAIDAVHVIPEEETAPLERQDSPGKRQRAALLKNRFADTIMKAREKTLTKGEKGDPEKLRIEREKFEKRLREENLRLQAEAKAVEEARRKAKAEAAEKARREREQEREAARQALQKLEKTVEIDEGRRFMEDLEMLRATGAEGDQLPTFMEEMSPKCSPDMLGSFKMEGNSNPLEQLGLYMKMDEDEDDEDDEEDEPHFSQGEVDEQTLDRKERLMLSPHGVEREDQLDNGNKKPASQRAQQDGGNQEDEKSINQKEGEEQIGNGPVSPHGEEVEDQLGSGSDGREEVVSEKAQDSVNHEDEELINQNEGGREQLEIVPEQENGVEDKGDEEADVMDEGDDETGIVDMVGVETEVVEMVKVDTEEVDMREQETEVVGNGEKETEVVDMEEQENEVGGMGDEEAEMYNKDEETGIVDMEGKETEVVDMVKADTEVVDMREQETEVVDMGEEGNEIGGMGEQENGIEDKGGEEAGIVDMGEEETEGVDIVKVETEVVDMRELETEAVDKVEKETEVVVMGKKENEIGDIREQETEVFDSGEEETKVVHKREEETEVVENGEEETEVVDMGEQGNENGDIGDEETEVFDNGYEETEAVQTREEEEKVVGKGQEVSEALQKREEESEVVEEQVE; from the exons ATGGGTAAAGCAAGGAAGCATTCGAGAGGGATGCAAGCTGTTGAGCGTGATGACTTCGGTTACCCGCGTGGGACGGATAGTGAGATGGAGGAGGAGGCACCCGTGAGGAAAAGGAGTCGTTTTAGCTTGAATGGTGGAGATAGATTCGGCGTTCCTAAAGAGGTTTTGTCTTTGTCGAATATGCTAAGGTCTGAGAGAGAGCATTTGGTTCACAAGCTCAGGATGGAGCTTGAACAGGTCAGGGAGCTTCGTAGGAAGGTTGAATGTTTTAGTTCAGATAAGGTTATGTTGTCTCCGTATAGCGATCTTCATAGTTGCAGTGATGGGTCTCGGAGGATGCCTACACAGGGGAAAAAGCGTCGTCCTTTGCGGAATGATAAGCAGCGGAGTAAGAAAGGGCCAGCATCTGCTAGATTAGATGTCACAACAAGCTCTACGGTTGCTTCATTGATGAAGGAGTGCCAGACGTTGGTCGATCGTCTATGGTCACATAAGTTGGGGTTTCCTTTTCGCATCCCTGTTGATCCTGTTTTGCTGAATATTCCAGACTATTTTATTGTGATTAAGCACCCGATGGATCTTGGAACGATAAGAAGCAGACTGCGGAATGGGGAATACTCTAGTCCTTTGGACTTTGCAGCGGATGTGCGTCTTACATTTTCAAATTCCATGGCTTACAACCCACCAGGAAACCAGTACCATAAAATGGCTCGAGATCTCAGCACATATTTTGAGTCGAGATGGAAAACTATAGAGAAGAAGATACCTGTGATGGAACCACCAGTCACGTACCTAACCAGTTCTGCTTCTCTGGAGTCTGAAGTCCCGTATAATGTAGCACCACCAAGAAAGAATACAGCTTCAGTGAACGAGAGCAAGTTGAGGGTGGAACCTGCGAAGTTGGTCATGACAGATGATGAGAAGAAAAAACTAAGCCAAGATTTGGACGCGTTAGAAGAGTTCCCACAAAACATTGTTGATCTCCTGAAAGAGCAAATTGGCAATGATGACCTATCTGGGGAAGTTGAGATTGAGATTGATATAGAGACGCTTTCAGACGAAACCTTGTTCATGGTTCGGAAACTCCTGGATGACTATCTAAAGGACAGAAAGAAATCACAGGAGAAGAGTGAACATTGTGAGATGGAG ATAGCTCATGACTCTGGATTCAGTAATTCCACTCTGCAGCCTAGTAAAG GTGATATGCTAATTGACGAGGATGTTGACATAATTGGTGGGAATGATCCCCCTGTTTCTAGCCATCCCCCTCACAAGATAGACAAAGATGCTGCATGTAGAAACAATGAACGCAGCAGTTCGAGTAGCTCCAGTAGGGATTCAGGCTCTTCATCTAGTG ATTCTGATTCTTGTAGTTCCTCTAGGAGTGAAACAGATTTCACTAAAGCTTCAAATCCTACGAGTACAGAG GATAAAAAGGAACCTGGAGTTGATATCAACGGTGAAAAGATTGTTGTAAATG ATTCTTTAAATGAGTTGTGTCAAGTTGAGCATGATGTTGGGGAAAAGTCGGCCGCCATAGATGCAGTACATGTCATTCCAGAGG AGGAGACGGCTCCACTTGAGAGGCAAGATTCCCCTGGAAAGCGTCAGCGCGCGGCTCTGTTGAAAAATCGTTTTGCTGATACCATTATGAAAGCTCGAGAGAAGACACTAACTAAG GGTGAAAAAGGAGATCCTGAAAAACTGAGGATAGAAAGAGAGAAGTTTGAGAAACGGCTTAGGGAAG AAAACCTACGGTTACAAGCCGAGGCCAAAGCTGTTGAAGAGGCTAGGAGGAAAGCCAAAGCAGAAGCTGCAGAGAAAGCAAGGAGGGAAAGAGAGCAAGAGAGGGAAGCTGCACGACAAGCCTTACAAAAG CTGGAAAAGACGGTGGAGATAGACGAGGGTAGGCGGTTTATGGAAGACCTGGAGATGCTTAGAGCTACAGGTGCCGAGGGTGATCAACTACCGACTTTCATGGAAGAGATGAGCCCCAAATGTAGTCCGGATATGTTGGGTAGTTTTAAGATGGAAGGAAACAGTAACCCGTTAGAACAGCTAGGTTTGTACATGAAAATGGACGAGGATGAGGACGATGAGGACGATGAAGAAGATGAGCCACACTTTAGCCAAGGAGAAGTAGATGAGCAGACCCTTGATAGAAAAGAAAGACTCATGCTTAGTCCTCACGGAGTAGAGAGAGAGGACCAACTTGATAACGGAAATAAAAAACCGGCAAGCCAAAGGGCACAACAAGATGGTGGGAACCAAGAAGATGAAAAATCCATCAACCAAAAGGAAGGAGAGGAACAAATAGGGAATGGGCCAGTTAGCCCTCACGGAGAAGAGGTAGAAGACCAACTCGGTAGTGGAAGTGATGGGAGAGAAGAAGTGGTAAGCGAAAAGGCACAAGATAGTGTGAACCACGAAGATGAAGAACTCATCAATCAAAATGAAGGAGGAAGAGAACAGTTGGAGATTGTGCCAGAGCAAGAAAACGGAGTTGAGGACAAGGGAGATGAAGAAGCTGATGTTATGGACGAGGGAGATGATGAAACTGGAATTGTCGACATGGTAGGGGTGGAAACTGAAGTTGTTGAGATGGTAAAGGTTGATACTGAAGAAGTTGACATGAGAGAGCAAGAGACTGAAGTAGTTGGCAATGGAGAGAAAGAAACTGAAGTTGTGGACATGGAAGAGCAAGAAAATGAAGTTGGAGGCATGGGAGATGAAGAAGCTGAAATGTACAATAAAGATGAAGAAACTGGAATTGTCGACATGGAAGGGAAAGAAACTGAAGTTGTGGACATGGTAAAGGCAGATACTGAAGTAGTTGACATGAGAGAGCAAGAGACTGAAGTTGTGGACATGGGAGAGGAAGGAAATGAAATTGGAGGCATGGGAGAGCAAGAAAATGGAATTGAGGACAAGGGAGGTGAAGAAGCTGGAATTGTGGACATGGGAGAGGAAGAAACCGAAGGTGTCGACATTGTAAAGGTAGAAACCGAAGTTGTTGACATGAGAGAGCTAGAGACTGAAGCTGTAGACAAAGTAGAGAAAGAAACCGAAGTTGTCGTCATGGGAAAGAAAGAAAATGAAATTGGCGACATTAGAGAGCAAGAAACTGAAGTTTTTGACAGTGGAGAAGAGGAAACTAAAGTTGTCCACAAGAGAGAGGAGGAAACTGAAGTTGTGGAAAATGGAGAGGAAGAAACAGAAGTTGTGGACATGGGAGAGCAAGGAAATGAAAATGGCGACATTGGAGATGAGGAAACTGAAGTTTTTGACAATGGATATGAGGAAACTGAAGCTGTCCAGACGAGAGAAGAAGAAGAAAAAGTTGTGGGCAAGGGACAGGAAGTAAGTGAAGCTCTCCAGAAGAGAGAGGAGGAAAGTGAAGTTGTGGAAGAACAGGTTGAATGA